GGCTACCTGTTGTCTCGGCGTGAGGGTCAGACAGGCTCCCCAGAGAAGCCCCTGTCCGACCTAGGCCGAGTCAGCTACCAGGCATATTGGCGCAGTGTCATCCTGGAGTACATTGCAAACTGCCCGGCTGAGACATCCATCACCATCAAAGGTATCAATTAATCATATCGCATAACTTATTTTATGCTCAGAAATTACATACTTTTATATCCTggacatatatacataattacaaTGGTATTCTTGATTGTATTACtgaataattattacatttttgaacatcAAAACCTacaaaaatttatttaaaggttCTGTTGCACATAAAGGTTTTGTAGCACATGCACAGATTTAACTTGTATGGTAATTACAGGAATAAGCCGGCAGACAGGAATGTGTCCTCAAGACATCACTCAGACGCTACACCTCCTAGCCATGATCAAATGCCGCaatgaaaagtaaatataaaatcaGATGCAATTCTTACCTAAtaatattaaagttataaattaatacaaagGTTCTGTTATACAATTCAGAGACATGTAGTATACATGGAATTGacactttcaaaatattgattaatcatttacatttttacaaaatgagtCGACTTCAAAACAGAACATAAACGTTTCAACGGAAAGTTGATAAGTCATAGAAACACCACTTATTGTTTTCCATCTTGTTTTTAGGGTTGTGGTGATGGTGAACCGGCCATTAGTGGATGATCACATGGAGAGGCTGCAGTCTGGCCGCTCCCGGAGGTTGGACCTAAACCCAGACGCTCTCAAATGGACCCCGCTTATCTCCAGCCAAAGTCTTGCAGAGGAAGAGAAAAACACGGAAAATGAGGTCAGTAATCATGTAAGTGGACTCTTTCTTCTTTAGCATGCTTCCATCACTTGCTTTCACATTTGAGGCGATGAAGCTTTTCACTTATCTTGAACTTTTGCTTGGCAAtggttatttgcagtttcaactttaaagtaaattatttcTCAATGTAATTGATGATATAATTAATGACAGCTAGAATGGTTACATCCTTCTTTCTACTGTTTACTTGCAGCTGAGGAAGATGTCAAAACTTGTAAGCAGCATGTCTCATGAGTTTGGGAGCAGCCCGATCAAGAGTGACCTGGATGGCTCGTATCTGAGCCCTATCAAAGAGGTTGTGGAGGTCACAGACAGCACCCCTGTTAAAACACCTCCCTCTCCCAAAGACAAACTCCAGGTACAAtatcttaaatttaatttacagcTTGTTTGGCtatgtgggtttttttcaaaattataaaagacTTAATATTGAAAAGGATATTAAATCAGTGGAATAGTTATCTTGCTTATGAAAAATAAGTGTAAACATTGAAACTTCAGAAATTATTTatgaacattcaaaatatgtacAAGGACTGTCTCTTGTTCCAAGTATTCCACAAACATTACTGTATGCCTTGATTGTGTTCCCTTTTTCATTTTAGAAACCAAATAGTATCCCCAAATATTggatttgcatatatattaaatggtATGTTTACTTATTGTACAGGTGCGTAAGAAAAGGGGACGGAAGAGGCGATTGCAGAACAACCATGTGGGACCAGAAGATAAGAGGACTAAATATGACTCTGATGCCGAAGATGAAGGTAACAGTGTACTCTCCTGAACTCTtgtcatataaaatgtatatgtttaaatttatacagGAAAAATTTCCTCTATAAATACATCTTTGAAATAAGTTCATAATTTTCAAGTcaatagataatatatatacatttagaATTAAAGATAGTATAAATGTACctattcattgtatttttcatttgcCCATTAAAGGAAAAACAACTTATGCATTGTGAAAAGTATAAATGAGCAACTTTAAAGCTTCACAAATGTGACCCCTCCCCTTCATATTTCAGATTCTGGTGATGATGAGAGCATGGACACCAGGAATGCATCCTTCCTGACGAGTCGCTCTATGGCTGACTCCGATCTATCCATGAACAATCCCCTCCTGTCCCCCATTGTTGAAAAACCTCGTAGTCGAGGATGGCCTAAAGGTGTGCCAAGAAAAAGGAAGGATGAATCACCGGCTTCTCACATAAAAGATAAAGTGAGTTTTGTTCTCATTCAATATACCGTATTTATGATGGTCGATCTGAAGGgaaaaaaagtgtgaaattttGATGTCTATAATCACGACAGAacttaaaatctttaaaactaGGAGTGCATCTAAAGATATAATGATAATTTCATATATCCTAAGGCTgtcagtggtcaaaattggtacaagcccgcaagcccttcactggtaaaatgtctttcagGCTTGTGCatattctgaattttatatagcagggcttgttaaaaaatttgatgtcaagcaatagtattaaaattcaggcttgttcatccaaaagtatAATTTCGATGACAGCGGTtgttcatttaatgtttgtgaTAGATTTGAGGTGTAActgatgtctatttgttttctTGGTTAAAATCGACTTTAAAATCTTCATTATGGTCAGTATGGCACCAAAGGTTCGGTTTGTAACTTAttcttaatttgtttaaatttttatttaatggcGAATCATGTTGGACCCTTTCTATACTTAAGGGGAAATAGTTTTctgtttaatatgtgtttaaatgtcacatttaataataattgtgttGTACCATGTTGACAACAAGTTTTTTGTAAGTGTATTGTACTCTTGAAAATTGCAGCTTCCTAAAGCACGGGGTCGTGGACGAGGTCGAGGGCGCAGACCAGGCCGCCCACCACGTATAGCAGCTGATAGTGGCCTAGATAAGCCAGTCCTGTCCAGCTTGGATGAACTAGGAaccgaaaaggatgaaaatgaaacaaacgaATTACATACTGACAACTCCCGCTACAGAGATAGACAGCTTCCCAATGGCGAGTTGAACTTATCCAGTGCATCTTCAAGTAGTGATAGTGAAAGTGAAGCTGATAGTAAATCTAATAGAAACACATTGTCTCCTGCAATTCGTCAAAGAAGTAATGCTAAAAATGGTGCAAGAAACACTGGATCAGAAGATCAAAACATAGGTTCAGAAATTCTGAACCATAAATCACCAGTGAAAGGTGATCAAAAAGTGACCCAAAAATCCTTGAGTCCGTCAAGTACTGAAGGTGTGCGGGATAACTGTACTCCAGAAGTGCCAGCTCATGTTCCTAGTCCATTACCTGTGCTACCAGAGTCAGGTTCTGAGTGTGTGTCAGACTCCATTAGTGATGATGTGCCTTCACTCACTCCACAAGTTCCTACCCCTCACAGTATTGACAGTTATGATGGACCTGTGGATAAGGGCCTTGAGGAAGTTCCACCTAAAAGTCCACAGACATCTGTAAATAACCAGTCTCATAGCGCAAACACTGAACAAACAAATGGTAATACCTCTAATACAGATACTCTATTAAGTAGTGGGCAGCAGCATAAAGACCAAACTCTTGTTCCATGTGATACTTCTAATAGTGCAAAATTAAATGAGAGTGTTTCTTCAGAGACTGAAGAATTGATCGCAGACTCAAGTGCTTTAGCGAGTAGTAGCATTGTTGAACAAATGGCAAATGAAGACTTAGAAAATGAAATGGATGATTGTGATGAAATTGACAATAATTCAATGGGTGATATTCCTAGTGATGACAATTTACAAGACTTTGACAGTGATACCTCCACTCAAGAAGCTTTACGGGCCACTGAAAACCTTGAACAAGTTATAGCAGCAGAATTAAATAGCAGTCTTGAACAACCCGATGAAACTCAGAATGCAGCATCTGCTCTGACCAGTGATACTTTAGTCCAGAGGGAGGAGTCAATGCACATAGACAATATGGTTAATGTGGCCAGTGTAGGAAGTGTACATAGCATCCATAGTGTGAATGTTCCCAGTGTGGAGCAGCCGGTCCCCCAGACAGAACATCCTCTGCCCAGCCCCAGGCACCCCCACCCAAGCCCTCACAACATGGTGAGCCCCCACCATCCAAGCCCCCACCAGCCAGGACCAAGTCCTCACTTGCCCAGTCCACATCACACCATGAGTCCACATCATACCCTGAGTCCACACCACAATGTCAGTCCACAGTGCAATCAGATGACTAACCAGATGTTCTCACCTAACCAGCAAATGAACAATATGAACAATACAGGAATGCCTAGTAATAGGTATGGTAGTGATATTGATGTTAACCAGTTATCTGGACTTGAATCTCCAACATCAATGAGCAGTACTGAGCTGCAAAACACATCCGGTGATAACAGTCTGCAGCAGCATAGGCAGCAGcagccaccaccaccaccacaacagATGGGACCTTTAAACCCTGTTCTAACAGACTGTgcacaacaacagcagcagcagcaacagcaaaACGCACAACAACCTCAGTTGTTTAACAGCAATCAATTCTTAAACAATTCAATGCCGATCTCATATAGTGGAACTTCTTATATGGATACAGTTAATTCAGCCATGTTATCTAATACTGCATATATGCCCATTGTATCAAGTGCATCAATGAACTTCATGACACCGAACAATTTCTCTCAAGTGTTGCTGCAGCCAACTCAACCACAGCAGACCCAAAGACTTTCACACAACAACACACCATGTCCAACCAATGTGCGACAGGCCAATCCAGGATTTGAAAATCGCCAGAATAGCTGCAGCTTGGCCAAACTTCAGCAGATGGCTAACGGTATGATGGAGATGATGCCCGGGGAGAACCAGCAGATGACACCGCCCCCTCTCACCCCACCCCCCAGTGTGAGCAGCATGTCCACCCCTACCTCAATGATGAGGGCCATGCAGACACCCAACGCTGTCCAGCAGTCCatgcagcagcaacagcagcaattCAATAGACAATACCAGCGACCTAACAAATCCAGCTCTTCAAAACAGAAAAGTGCTAATGTGACTGTTGGACAGAACTTGTCTTTCTCTCCAAATGTTGCTATTCAACCAAATACGAACATGATACCAAGATATGACATCATGAACAGTTATCGTATGCAACAGCCTATGCTAAACACGGGCTACATCACAGCAAATCCAGGTTTTATTAACCCATTAAGGCAACCCAACTTGCCCATGCAAGTGAGTCTCAATATGAACATGAATGCTATCAACCCACTTCCAATGAACCCAATGAATATGAACCCCCAGCAACACTTTCAGCAGCACATGCAGGCGCCTCAGTCCAACAATATGTACACCACATACGGATATATTAATGGTGGTCTTCAGAATACATTaaacatgaatatgaatatgaGGCGTTAAGACTTGTCAGCTAGTGAAAGTGCTCATTAATTAAAACACATGTAGAATTTTTGTACTTCATTAATCCTCTTCAGGGTACTCGAACATCACTTATAAATTTAGTTGTCAATTTCAAGTAACTGTTGTATTTTATAAGACGAGTTGTTCAACTTATGCAACATATTATGTACTAGAACTACTTCTGTATAATTTGTGGGCTGGTCTCagattttttaatcataatacaTTAACTGTTGTTCTTCATACTTATCATTCCATCATCCCTTCATTTTTGCTAAATCccatgttttgtgaaaaaatgaggcatttatattagttttaagaaaaatgaaatttcatatatgtaacatgtttttaatagcaactcttttatttttttatttttcatctgtGTTTTCTACTTGATGACTAGTTAAATGGCATATGTCTTAGTTGCTACTGGGAGTTAACACGTTGAACTAATGTGCTAAGTGTTCTAGTCCTGTAAGCCTGTCTTTGGTATAGCTGTCTGACATGGTTTACCTTGCCTATTTGCCATAAGTATTACAGTCAGCAGTAACGGTTGCCTTCTGTAtattttgtgtgtatatttttgcTCGACCAGCATCAAATGATGTAGTCTTAATGGTGTTGATTGCACTCATTCCATGCAAGCTTTCTTTAGAACTAGGAGTGCATCTTAAGAGATTATGATCATTTCATATATTCTAAGGTtgttcatttaatgtttgtgatagattattaaaattatttcttgtgtttttatggtttatttattttatgaaattaggATGTGTTGTacagaatatattttgttgCCCACATTCAGGTTAAAGTCATTGGGTTATTTAAATGTCTTGATGGTATGCAGAATCTCTCTGTCAGATCTTTTTGATACTtacaaagtatatattttgagAAGGTAAAATGTCATCATATTTGATCATGCCTCATTTTAGTCATCATCACTTACTATTTTGTCTTATTTGTACATACTGAACTCCAATTGTGGATTGTGCATTTActatttaattaaagaacaatttgttgaattttacagctagttgtttgttttgttgatgtCATTAAACTGAGCCAATGGTGAAAAAAACTGGTGAAAAAAGAAAACCTTTTCTTGAAGTCTTAATTAAAACTTTCTGTTCGAAAATGGCCCTTTAAAAAGATGCAAAATATAGCTAGAAAAATTGATGAAATTTGAGATAGTTATAGACTGAGAAGCAAATGCAGTAAAGTACTTGAAATAGCGGCAGGCTATGAAAGACGAATAAATATTGTGCCATATTGATTAACAAGTTCTGGTGATATTGTTTACCAGGAATTGAATCAACCCCTTTTAAAGATAGAATGGTTGGCTTTTATTGTaagtataatttgaaaataaccaGGCCACAGAACTGCACAACTGGATGTTTGTGGCTCACACTAATATTGTCCAGTCCCTTCTAGAAGAGCTTGTTCCACAAAGTGAAATATAGCCTGTTACCCTAACCCTAGTTCACATGATGTCTAGGGTCAGTACATTTCATGGTGATAATGAGCAtgagacaaaaaatattcatatgctGCCAAAGGTTGGCGCATAGTTAACACACTGACACAACTTTGTCTTCGCAATAACTTGTGTTATTCTTGATGGGATTTCATTTAAACTTCCAAGAATTGTAGAGAATTATGGGAAAGTGTGACACACAATTCATACTAattcaaagatcaaggtcacatttgGACGTCCTAATGCAAAGTGGATTTCATAGCATGCTGAATAATGTCCTTTCCATAATGTTTTAACTATTGGTGGAAATGTTATCAATTTTCACAGTACTGTAGAGAACAATGTGAATGTGTGTTGCATAAGATTCATGCTGTTATTGGCAAGTTTAAGGTCATACTTGGATGTCAATGTTGTGGCTCAGCAAAATCTAAAAGCTCTACTATTAAAGTAATatgagagctatactactcgcccagGTGAAGGGCATCACACCTTTGTTAAGGCTTTACATGTTAGCACATTTCAGCAACTTTTAAGTCTTGATAAATTGAAAActaagattttgcatgtaaaaGGACTGCAAAGTGCCATGGAAGGTGCATCGCACTCAAAAATTGTGCTATTAATCTCAAAAGATCAAGTCAATGTTGTTCACTATGGACTTCATAGCAAAACTTCTTGTCTCAGCCATGACATTATTATTCATGGCAATTCAAACTTTACAGAATTGTACAATACCATGGTAAGGCGTGTTTCATACAAG
Above is a genomic segment from Mya arenaria isolate MELC-2E11 chromosome 2, ASM2691426v1 containing:
- the LOC128206957 gene encoding histone acetyltransferase KAT6B-like isoform X1, which codes for MAKEGGNSGEHANQTYTKWLLDAIHKVKSQKQRPNDERICNAVRQIHKVSKDSLLEQLELAVQDGRILKVMNKGICSYRDPDIRPPPKPLKVSRTSDLTKFVVRAVKNGDLEHGMTVKQIEKYVQDLYSVETQESSFTESLKSTIRKGIVHGMFEKDGKFIKLKEKTIAGSGQKVDDDNCEYSFCFEEENKEVCRPCPVCSFCLGDEKKNRDGDPEELLSCVDCGNSGHPSCLKFSAELTKNVKKTRWQCIECKTCFFCRKAGREDNMLFCDSCDRGFHMDCCDPPVIKAPKGQWVCNICDPDRGSKKGRKYLELAEKFKKGLTKSPKTPDSAKALKLKESCPTPGCDGLGNINGRSKHHRKQYQCPRIPPNHRIPKKLGRKRLGSDLDSSSGKLVVQAKLHSRVPAQESSSSDSENESTFESLAALSKPKGLVDGLSKFFTPSDKRKSRVSLSSSATLVQIKSSKPTSLMTQTKSQSQSCKAASKLIRKSKLYNVHRKRRKLIEPPGTGQLKGLFDGLSHIFTAQGERKRSMAVYSNFQKRKKLMADCDNLISQSKCDNSFSGSDVKDTLTSRHSVIDGKIANADLLTRGRWCGRGRGRSSGFASASPHSRFRLPYRDDLMLDSYQSDQYSSTSCDTGSPTRSVSSDLGMGRGKKDSEDGGVCESMLPPGVEQEDVDLFNQAQTRAIETLNQLSAGFQELAEQQARRDGKPTSSHSQPCQEEIKTDPVSPVPGPTPVGSAATPGPGSTTPLKSSQSSVGTSQPPPTPSTSTSTAGQLPSQGRYPPCIEFGKYEINTWYSSPYPQEYARLSKLYICEYCLKYMKSRSVLQRHMNKCGLQHPPANEIYRHNNLSVFEVDGNVSKIYCQNLCLLAKLFLDHKTLYYDVEPFLFYAITQNDEEGCHLVGYFSKEKHCQQKYNVSCIMTMPQYQRKGYGRFLIDFSYLLSRREGQTGSPEKPLSDLGRVSYQAYWRSVILEYIANCPAETSITIKGISRQTGMCPQDITQTLHLLAMIKCRNEKVVVMVNRPLVDDHMERLQSGRSRRLDLNPDALKWTPLISSQSLAEEEKNTENEVSNHLRKMSKLVSSMSHEFGSSPIKSDLDGSYLSPIKEVVEVTDSTPVKTPPSPKDKLQVRKKRGRKRRLQNNHVGPEDKRTKYDSDAEDEDSGDDESMDTRNASFLTSRSMADSDLSMNNPLLSPIVEKPRSRGWPKGVPRKRKDESPASHIKDKLPKARGRGRGRGRRPGRPPRIAADSGLDKPVLSSLDELGTEKDENETNELHTDNSRYRDRQLPNGELNLSSASSSSDSESEADSKSNRNTLSPAIRQRSNAKNGARNTGSEDQNIGSEILNHKSPVKGDQKVTQKSLSPSSTEGVRDNCTPEVPAHVPSPLPVLPESGSECVSDSISDDVPSLTPQVPTPHSIDSYDGPVDKGLEEVPPKSPQTSVNNQSHSANTEQTNGNTSNTDTLLSSGQQHKDQTLVPCDTSNSAKLNESVSSETEELIADSSALASSSIVEQMANEDLENEMDDCDEIDNNSMGDIPSDDNLQDFDSDTSTQEALRATENLEQVIAAELNSSLEQPDETQNAASALTSDTLVQREESMHIDNMVNVASVGSVHSIHSVNVPSVEQPVPQTEHPLPSPRHPHPSPHNMVSPHHPSPHQPGPSPHLPSPHHTMSPHHTLSPHHNVSPQCNQMTNQMFSPNQQMNNMNNTGMPSNRYGSDIDVNQLSGLESPTSMSSTELQNTSGDNSLQQHRQQQPPPPPQQMGPLNPVLTDCAQQQQQQQQQNAQQPQLFNSNQFLNNSMPISYSGTSYMDTVNSAMLSNTAYMPIVSSASMNFMTPNNFSQVLLQPTQPQQTQRLSHNNTPCPTNVRQANPGFENRQNSCSLAKLQQMANGMMEMMPGENQQMTPPPLTPPPSVSSMSTPTSMMRAMQTPNAVQQSMQQQQQQFNRQYQRPNKSSSSKQKSANVTVGQNLSFSPNVAIQPNTNMIPRYDIMNSYRMQQPMLNTGYITANPGFINPLRQPNLPMQVSLNMNMNAINPLPMNPMNMNPQQHFQQHMQAPQSNNMYTTYGYINGGLQNTLNMNMNMRR
- the LOC128206957 gene encoding histone acetyltransferase KAT6B-like isoform X2, with the translated sequence MAKEGGNSGEHANQTYTKWLLDAIHKVKSQKQRPNDERICNAVRQIHKVSKDSLLEQLELAVQDGRILKVMNKGICSYRDPDIRPPPKPLKVSRTSDLTKFVVRAVKNGDLEHGMTVKQIEKYVQDLYSVETQESSFTESLKSTIRKGIVHGMFEKDGKFIKLKEKTIAGSGQKVDDDNCEYSFCFEEENKEVCRPCPVCSFCLGDEKKNRDGDPEELLSCVDCGNSGHPSCLKFSAELTKNVKKTRWQCIECKTCFFCRKAGREDNMLFCDSCDRGFHMDCCDPPVIKAPKGQWVCNICDPDRGSKKGRKYLELAEKFKKGLTKSPKTPDSAKALKLKESCPTPGCDGLGNINGRSKHHRKQYQCPRIPPNHRIPKKLGRKRLGSDLDSSSGKLVVQAKLHSRVPAQESSSSDSENESTFESLAALSKPKGLVDGLSKFFTPSDKRKSRVSLSSSATLVQIKSSKPTSLMTQTKSQSQSCKAASKLIRKSKLYNVHRKRRKLIEPPGTGQLKGLFDGLSHIFTAQGERKRSMAVYSNFQKRKKLMADCDNLISQSKCDNSFSGSDVKDTLTSRHSVIDGKIANADLLTRGRWCGRGRGRSSGFASASPHSRFRLPYRDDLMLDSYQSDQYSSTSCDTGSPTRSVSSDLGMGRGKKDSEDGGVCESMLPPGVEQEDVDLFNQAQTRAIETLNQLSAGFQELAEQQARRDGKPTSSHSQPCQEEIKTDPVSPVPGPTPVGSAATPGPGSTTPLKSSQSSVGTSQPPPTPSTSTSTAGQLPSQGRYPPCIEFGKYEINTWYSSPYPQEYARLSKLYICEYCLKYMKSRSVLQRHMNKCGLQHPPANEIYRHNNLSVFEVDGNVSKIYCQNLCLLAKLFLDHKTLYYDVEPFLFYAITQNDEEGCHLVGYFSKEKHCQQKYNVSCIMTMPQYQRKGYGRFLIDFSYLLSRREGQTGSPEKPLSDLGRVSYQAYWRSVILEYIANCPAETSITIKGISRQTGMCPQDITQTLHLLAMIKCRNEKVVVMVNRPLVDDHMERLQSGRSRRLDLNPDALKWTPLISSQSLAEEEKNTENELRKMSKLVSSMSHEFGSSPIKSDLDGSYLSPIKEVVEVTDSTPVKTPPSPKDKLQVRKKRGRKRRLQNNHVGPEDKRTKYDSDAEDEDSGDDESMDTRNASFLTSRSMADSDLSMNNPLLSPIVEKPRSRGWPKGVPRKRKDESPASHIKDKLPKARGRGRGRGRRPGRPPRIAADSGLDKPVLSSLDELGTEKDENETNELHTDNSRYRDRQLPNGELNLSSASSSSDSESEADSKSNRNTLSPAIRQRSNAKNGARNTGSEDQNIGSEILNHKSPVKGDQKVTQKSLSPSSTEGVRDNCTPEVPAHVPSPLPVLPESGSECVSDSISDDVPSLTPQVPTPHSIDSYDGPVDKGLEEVPPKSPQTSVNNQSHSANTEQTNGNTSNTDTLLSSGQQHKDQTLVPCDTSNSAKLNESVSSETEELIADSSALASSSIVEQMANEDLENEMDDCDEIDNNSMGDIPSDDNLQDFDSDTSTQEALRATENLEQVIAAELNSSLEQPDETQNAASALTSDTLVQREESMHIDNMVNVASVGSVHSIHSVNVPSVEQPVPQTEHPLPSPRHPHPSPHNMVSPHHPSPHQPGPSPHLPSPHHTMSPHHTLSPHHNVSPQCNQMTNQMFSPNQQMNNMNNTGMPSNRYGSDIDVNQLSGLESPTSMSSTELQNTSGDNSLQQHRQQQPPPPPQQMGPLNPVLTDCAQQQQQQQQQNAQQPQLFNSNQFLNNSMPISYSGTSYMDTVNSAMLSNTAYMPIVSSASMNFMTPNNFSQVLLQPTQPQQTQRLSHNNTPCPTNVRQANPGFENRQNSCSLAKLQQMANGMMEMMPGENQQMTPPPLTPPPSVSSMSTPTSMMRAMQTPNAVQQSMQQQQQQFNRQYQRPNKSSSSKQKSANVTVGQNLSFSPNVAIQPNTNMIPRYDIMNSYRMQQPMLNTGYITANPGFINPLRQPNLPMQVSLNMNMNAINPLPMNPMNMNPQQHFQQHMQAPQSNNMYTTYGYINGGLQNTLNMNMNMRR
- the LOC128206957 gene encoding histone acetyltransferase KAT6B-like isoform X3, with amino-acid sequence MAKEGGNSGEHANQTYTKWLLDAIHKVKSQKQRPNDERICNAVRQIHKVSKDSLLEQLELAVQDGRILKVMNKGICSYRDPDIRPPPKPLKVSRTSDLTKFVVRAVKNGDLEHGMTVKQIEKYVQDLYSVETQESSFTESLKSTIRKGIVHGMFEKDGKFIKLKEKTIAGSGQKVDDDNCEYSFCFEEENKEVCRPCPVCSFCLGDEKKNRDGDPEELLSCVDCGNSGHPSCLKFSAELTKNVKKTRWQCIECKTCFFCRKAGREDNMLFCDSCDRGFHMDCCDPPVIKAPKGQWVCNICDPDRGSKKGRKYLELAEKFKKGLTKSPKTPDSAKALKLKESCPTPGCDGLGNINGRSKHHRKQYQCPRIPPNHRIPKKLGRKRLGSDLDSSSGKLVVQAKLHSRVPAQESSSSDSENESTFESLAALSKPKGLVDGLSKFFTPSDKRKSRVSLSSSATLVQIKSSKPTSLMTQTKSQSQSCKAASKLIRKSKLYNVHRKRRKLIEPPGTGQLKGLFDGLSHIFTAQGERKRSMAVYSNFQKRKKLMADCDNLISQSKCDNSFSGSDVKDTLTSRHSVIDGKIANADLLTRGRWCGRGRGRSSGFASASPHSRFRLPYRDDLMLDSYQSDQYSSTSCDTGSPTRSVSSDLGMGRGKKDSEDGGVCESMLPPGVEQEDVDLFNQAQTRAIETLNQELAEQQARRDGKPTSSHSQPCQEEIKTDPVSPVPGPTPVGSAATPGPGSTTPLKSSQSSVGTSQPPPTPSTSTSTAGQLPSQGRYPPCIEFGKYEINTWYSSPYPQEYARLSKLYICEYCLKYMKSRSVLQRHMNKCGLQHPPANEIYRHNNLSVFEVDGNVSKIYCQNLCLLAKLFLDHKTLYYDVEPFLFYAITQNDEEGCHLVGYFSKEKHCQQKYNVSCIMTMPQYQRKGYGRFLIDFSYLLSRREGQTGSPEKPLSDLGRVSYQAYWRSVILEYIANCPAETSITIKGISRQTGMCPQDITQTLHLLAMIKCRNEKVVVMVNRPLVDDHMERLQSGRSRRLDLNPDALKWTPLISSQSLAEEEKNTENEVSNHLRKMSKLVSSMSHEFGSSPIKSDLDGSYLSPIKEVVEVTDSTPVKTPPSPKDKLQVRKKRGRKRRLQNNHVGPEDKRTKYDSDAEDEDSGDDESMDTRNASFLTSRSMADSDLSMNNPLLSPIVEKPRSRGWPKGVPRKRKDESPASHIKDKLPKARGRGRGRGRRPGRPPRIAADSGLDKPVLSSLDELGTEKDENETNELHTDNSRYRDRQLPNGELNLSSASSSSDSESEADSKSNRNTLSPAIRQRSNAKNGARNTGSEDQNIGSEILNHKSPVKGDQKVTQKSLSPSSTEGVRDNCTPEVPAHVPSPLPVLPESGSECVSDSISDDVPSLTPQVPTPHSIDSYDGPVDKGLEEVPPKSPQTSVNNQSHSANTEQTNGNTSNTDTLLSSGQQHKDQTLVPCDTSNSAKLNESVSSETEELIADSSALASSSIVEQMANEDLENEMDDCDEIDNNSMGDIPSDDNLQDFDSDTSTQEALRATENLEQVIAAELNSSLEQPDETQNAASALTSDTLVQREESMHIDNMVNVASVGSVHSIHSVNVPSVEQPVPQTEHPLPSPRHPHPSPHNMVSPHHPSPHQPGPSPHLPSPHHTMSPHHTLSPHHNVSPQCNQMTNQMFSPNQQMNNMNNTGMPSNRYGSDIDVNQLSGLESPTSMSSTELQNTSGDNSLQQHRQQQPPPPPQQMGPLNPVLTDCAQQQQQQQQQNAQQPQLFNSNQFLNNSMPISYSGTSYMDTVNSAMLSNTAYMPIVSSASMNFMTPNNFSQVLLQPTQPQQTQRLSHNNTPCPTNVRQANPGFENRQNSCSLAKLQQMANGMMEMMPGENQQMTPPPLTPPPSVSSMSTPTSMMRAMQTPNAVQQSMQQQQQQFNRQYQRPNKSSSSKQKSANVTVGQNLSFSPNVAIQPNTNMIPRYDIMNSYRMQQPMLNTGYITANPGFINPLRQPNLPMQVSLNMNMNAINPLPMNPMNMNPQQHFQQHMQAPQSNNMYTTYGYINGGLQNTLNMNMNMRR